The following proteins are encoded in a genomic region of Candidatus Methylospira mobilis:
- a CDS encoding response regulator transcription factor — protein MPSILLIDDDERLAELLGRYFTKHGLMLDFALRPSVGLARLSSGGYDLVILDVMLPEKDGFEVCRDIRVNSDVPIIMLTARGEVMDRVVGLELGADDYLPKPFEPRELVARIQRILKRSARNGGGNVLKFGALTIDTELQSAALSGENLSLTSMEYRLLTLLATRPGKTFSRDEILNQLKGIETEIFSRSVDILVSRLRQKLRPGDFIRTVRSNGYCFLGKSE, from the coding sequence ATGCCATCCATTCTCCTCATCGACGATGACGAGCGTCTGGCGGAGCTGCTCGGCCGCTATTTCACCAAGCACGGTTTGATGCTCGATTTCGCGCTACGGCCCAGCGTAGGGTTGGCGAGACTGAGTTCCGGCGGGTACGACCTGGTCATTCTCGATGTCATGCTCCCGGAAAAAGACGGCTTTGAGGTTTGCCGGGATATCCGCGTAAACAGCGACGTTCCGATCATCATGCTGACGGCCCGCGGCGAAGTGATGGACCGGGTTGTTGGTCTGGAGCTGGGAGCCGACGACTATCTGCCCAAACCTTTCGAGCCGCGCGAGCTGGTGGCTCGCATACAGCGCATACTAAAGCGCAGCGCTCGAAACGGCGGCGGCAATGTATTGAAATTCGGCGCATTGACCATCGATACCGAACTGCAAAGCGCCGCGCTTTCCGGCGAAAACCTGTCTCTTACCTCCATGGAATACCGCCTGTTGACACTATTGGCAACCCGGCCCGGCAAGACTTTCAGCCGCGACGAGATACTCAACCAGCTCAAAGGCATAGAGACGGAGATTTTTTCCCGTTCCGTGGATATACTGGTCAGCCGTTTGCGGCAAAAACTACGCCCTGGCGATTTTATCAGGACGGTGCGCAGCAACGGTTATTGCTTTCTGGGTAAGTCCGAGTGA
- a CDS encoding Spy/CpxP family protein refolding chaperone, translating to MIKKRAFLKVGAIALAAALTACGTHYPSAEQVVDRIGHNLDLNDAQKTKLETLKEKLIALRESAKPQREAAKLEIAELLTHPTLDRGRAEQLVLAHLHSTESNVSQVIALFGDFYDQLTPAQQKSLRERIVAHMDHNHLTAN from the coding sequence ATGATAAAAAAACGCGCATTTCTAAAAGTTGGAGCCATTGCACTTGCGGCCGCTTTGACGGCGTGCGGAACACACTATCCGAGCGCGGAGCAAGTCGTTGATCGTATCGGGCACAATCTCGATCTGAACGATGCTCAGAAGACGAAACTTGAGACGCTGAAGGAAAAACTGATTGCCTTGCGCGAAAGCGCGAAGCCTCAGCGTGAAGCCGCTAAACTGGAAATAGCCGAACTGCTGACGCATCCCACCCTGGACCGGGGACGTGCGGAACAGTTGGTGCTGGCGCATCTGCACTCGACCGAATCCAATGTTTCTCAAGTGATCGCCCTCTTCGGCGATTTCTACGACCAGCTTACCCCTGCACAGCAAAAAAGCTTGCGCGAGCGCATAGTGGCGCATATGGACCATAATCATTTAACGGCTAACTGA
- a CDS encoding Spy/CpxP family protein refolding chaperone produces the protein MGIRSFFTRHFVHQGCCDGWIVRRLSSKLKLDDSQKGRLRTVFEGLKQLRESTRQSWAGQRQDLFKVVGGERFDRNEALRIAHIQTALINESLPQLLDTFGDFYDHLNAEQRGRLRNVIAKRMDHGCCGR, from the coding sequence ATGGGAATTCGATCTTTTTTCACCCGCCATTTTGTTCATCAAGGCTGCTGCGACGGCTGGATCGTGCGGCGCTTATCCAGTAAACTGAAACTCGACGATAGCCAGAAAGGTCGATTGCGCACTGTGTTTGAAGGCTTGAAACAGTTGCGCGAAAGCACCCGCCAAAGCTGGGCCGGTCAGCGTCAGGATTTATTCAAGGTTGTGGGAGGGGAACGCTTCGACCGCAACGAAGCGCTTCGCATCGCTCATATCCAGACGGCGCTGATCAACGAAAGCTTACCGCAATTGCTGGATACATTCGGAGACTTTTACGATCACCTGAACGCCGAGCAGCGCGGCCGGTTACGCAATGTGATCGCGAAGCGCATGGATCATGGTTGTTGCGGTCGCTGA
- a CDS encoding DUF4242 domain-containing protein, with translation MPIYAVQRQLPGITMTELAGAQKAAIDTSAHLTREGFPVKYIRSNYYPSDARCTCLFESPDAESVRRVNEEALLPFEKIEEVFDLNP, from the coding sequence ATGCCTATTTATGCCGTACAGCGTCAACTACCTGGAATTACCATGACAGAATTGGCCGGAGCGCAGAAAGCCGCGATCGACACGAGCGCGCATCTAACGCGAGAAGGTTTCCCGGTTAAATATATACGCAGCAATTATTATCCGTCCGATGCCCGCTGCACCTGCCTGTTCGAATCGCCGGATGCGGAATCGGTCAGGCGCGTCAACGAAGAGGCATTATTGCCTTTCGAGAAAATCGAGGAGGTTTTCGATCTTAATCCGTGA
- a CDS encoding LysR family transcriptional regulator: MLNLRHLDFTMLMAFDLLMSELNVSRAAEKMFVTQSAMSQILQRLRQQLEDPLLIRTPGGMKPTERALTLIGPIRALLRNVEQVFSASARFDPAISHERFILAGSDYVEFMVLPRLIERVRRLAPRVQIQVIRCDMDSLEARLQNQEIDLILGFQVLLKLPAHLKWARLFDDTVVCLARRDESAIADEITLEDYLETSQLLITSCDVNAHIMGRWLSKKGLERHTPVVIPNFLSAPYTVAATDLLLSLPRRIAEACVKSSPLKLVEVPFGLPPFDLIMAWHPLRDVDAAHVWLREQILAVSRDIDEGVCKTA, from the coding sequence ATGCTGAACTTAAGACATCTCGACTTCACCATGCTCATGGCTTTCGACCTGCTTATGAGCGAGCTCAATGTGTCGCGCGCGGCGGAAAAGATGTTTGTGACGCAATCGGCGATGAGCCAAATTTTGCAGCGTCTTCGTCAACAACTCGAAGATCCGCTTCTTATCAGAACGCCCGGAGGAATGAAACCGACTGAGCGGGCGCTGACGTTGATAGGCCCGATTCGTGCGCTGCTGCGCAACGTCGAGCAGGTATTCAGCGCATCCGCCCGTTTCGATCCCGCCATCAGTCATGAGCGTTTCATCCTCGCCGGGTCGGATTACGTCGAGTTCATGGTGTTGCCGCGCCTCATTGAGCGCGTGCGGCGGTTAGCTCCGCGCGTGCAAATCCAGGTCATTCGCTGCGATATGGACAGCCTGGAGGCGCGATTGCAAAACCAGGAAATCGATTTGATTCTGGGTTTTCAGGTGTTGTTGAAGCTGCCCGCTCATTTGAAATGGGCCAGGCTGTTCGACGATACCGTGGTTTGCTTGGCAAGACGCGATGAATCCGCCATCGCGGATGAGATCACGCTGGAAGATTACCTGGAAACCAGCCAGTTACTGATTACCTCGTGCGATGTGAATGCCCATATCATGGGGCGATGGCTGAGCAAGAAAGGGCTGGAACGGCACACTCCGGTCGTCATACCCAACTTTCTTTCAGCGCCGTACACCGTGGCGGCAACGGATTTGCTGTTATCCTTGCCGCGCCGCATTGCCGAGGCCTGCGTCAAATCCTCGCCGCTTAAGCTGGTAGAGGTGCCGTTTGGCCTGCCTCCGTTCGACCTGATCATGGCCTGGCACCCGCTCCGAGACGTTGACGCGGCGCATGTCTGGCTGCGAGAGCAAATTCTGGCCGTCAGCCGCGACATCGACGAGGGCGTTTGCAAGACGGCGTAA